One window from the genome of bacterium encodes:
- a CDS encoding DNA-3-methyladenine glycosylase yields MGIELIPLPIEFYLQPTVQSAREILGQILAFQSPKGLVAGRIVEAEAYRLIDPASHSFRGKTLRNASMWGPPGHAYIYLIYGIHWCINAVTQPEGESDAVLIRALEPIEGIEIMQENRPTERNINRLCSGPANLCKALGIKGALDGADLMNGPLIIAQGEPAPDENVIQTTRIGISNAQELPWRFYVKSSPSVSKRDRSKEPMAERKKR; encoded by the coding sequence ATGGGCATTGAGTTAATCCCGCTTCCAATTGAGTTTTATCTGCAACCGACTGTTCAATCCGCAAGGGAGATTTTGGGGCAAATATTAGCTTTCCAATCTCCGAAAGGATTGGTCGCCGGTCGAATTGTCGAAGCTGAAGCCTATCGTCTTATCGATCCCGCTAGCCATTCTTTTCGAGGCAAAACTTTACGCAATGCCTCAATGTGGGGACCTCCAGGTCATGCTTATATTTATTTAATCTATGGCATACATTGGTGTATTAATGCAGTTACTCAACCTGAGGGTGAATCTGATGCGGTTCTCATCAGAGCATTAGAACCAATTGAAGGCATTGAAATCATGCAGGAGAATCGGCCGACAGAGCGAAATATTAATCGTTTGTGTTCTGGCCCTGCTAATTTATGCAAAGCGTTGGGGATTAAAGGAGCATTAGATGGCGCTGATTTAATGAATGGCCCCCTAATCATCGCTCAAGGTGAACCGGCGCCGGATGAGAATGTTATTCAAACAACTCGCATCGGCATCAGTAATGCCCAGGAGTTACCCTGGCGTTTTTATGTCAAGAGTAGTCCCTCAGTCTCGAAAAGGGATAGGTCTAAAGAGCCAATGGCTGAAAGGAAGAAAAGATGA